GAATCTCGGCGCCGGTAAGCCCGGTGAGGTAGTGGGTGGAGTTGGCCTGGGCATCCAGGTCCACCAACAGCGTCCGATAGCCCTGCGCCGCACTCACCGCCGCCAGGTTGCAGGCGATGCTGGACTTGCCCACGCCTCCCTTCTGATTGAATACCACGCGCCGCATCGCACATCTCCCTGAGCCCGGAATGGAGCTGGATTCTATGCAATGCGCGTGACAAGCGCGAGGTGAGCGGCCAAGAAGAGCCGCCCGCCGATCCGAAGCGCCCCCGTAACAATTGCGCAGAATGCGCACCATCTAGATAATGCCGCCACTTCGCCATGGACCGTCCACGCCCCTGCGGCAGAACGGGACGGCCGCAGTTGACAAGGATGCCCGAAGGGGCCGGGAAGCTTTCCGAGTGATGCATTTCAGGATCGATCAATGGCGTGCCTGGGCCCCTGGCCTGGATAGCACGGACGACTGGCGCGCGTGGTGCCGGGCTCCGGCACCACTGGAGGACGGCCAGCAGCAGCCGGACGTCGGCTTTCTGCCCGCCCTGCAACGCCGCCGCCTGAGCCGCCTGGCGCGAATGATGCTCCATGTCGCCTGGCCACTGGCCGAGGGCCACGAAGCCCTGCCCCTGGTGTTCGCCTCACGCCACGGCGATGCCCCCCGCACCTTGGCGCTGCTCAGCGAACTGGCGCGCGGCGAGCCCTTGTCGCCGACCCAGTTCAGCCTTTCGGTGCACAATGCGATCATCGGTTTGTGGTCGATCCAGCGCGGCGACACCAGCGAAA
The genomic region above belongs to Pseudomonas benzenivorans and contains:
- a CDS encoding beta-ketoacyl synthase chain length factor, whose amino-acid sequence is MHFRIDQWRAWAPGLDSTDDWRAWCRAPAPLEDGQQQPDVGFLPALQRRRLSRLARMMLHVAWPLAEGHEALPLVFASRHGDAPRTLALLSELARGEPLSPTQFSLSVHNAIIGLWSIQRGDTSEMTALAAEGDGLEQALLEAVSLLGEGAPAVLLVVAEEMPPALYSPYVDDVPFPYAVALRLTPGVDWRLQLQSGSGPRADWPHALNLLRALCDERHCLEHYWKNRQWTWSRTTA